From the genome of Duffyella gerundensis, one region includes:
- the tusD gene encoding sulfurtransferase complex subunit TusD, with product MRFSLLVTGPAYGTQQASSALLFARAVLAAGHQLTNVFFYREGVFNANQLTAPASDECDLVRAWQQIGEQGVALNVCVAAALRRGVTDAQEAANNGLSAANLQPGFQLSGLGELAQAALTCDRMVQF from the coding sequence ATGCGTTTTTCTCTGCTGGTAACCGGTCCGGCGTATGGCACGCAACAGGCGAGCAGTGCACTGCTGTTCGCGCGGGCGGTGCTGGCTGCTGGCCATCAGCTTACGAACGTCTTTTTTTATCGGGAAGGCGTTTTCAATGCGAATCAGCTAACCGCGCCGGCCAGCGACGAATGTGATCTGGTCCGAGCCTGGCAGCAGATTGGCGAGCAGGGTGTGGCGCTAAATGTCTGTGTAGCGGCAGCGCTGCGCCGTGGTGTGACGGATGCACAGGAGGCCGCTAATAACGGCTTGTCCGCGGCTAACCTGCAGCCAGGCTTTCAGCTGAGCGGCCTAGGCGAGCTTGCGCAGGCGGCGTTGACCTGCGATCGCATGGTGCAGTTTTAA
- the tusC gene encoding sulfurtransferase complex subunit TusC yields the protein MNSVAIVFSQPPHGSSAGREGLDAVLAISALSENVALFFIGDGVFQLVQGQQPQQILARDYIATFGVLPLYDVEQCYLCAQSLAERGLRSEDVKVLPVSLLSVTEWRDRLANFDCVLSF from the coding sequence ATGAACAGCGTAGCGATTGTCTTTAGCCAGCCCCCGCATGGTAGCAGTGCCGGCCGTGAAGGGTTGGATGCCGTATTAGCTATCTCTGCCCTCAGTGAAAACGTCGCGCTGTTTTTTATTGGCGACGGTGTTTTTCAATTGGTTCAGGGGCAACAGCCGCAACAGATATTGGCTCGTGACTATATTGCCACCTTTGGTGTGTTGCCTCTGTATGATGTGGAGCAGTGCTATCTATGCGCGCAATCACTAGCTGAACGAGGACTGAGGTCGGAGGATGTAAAAGTCCTGCCCGTTTCTCTACTCTCGGTAACCGAATGGCGCGATCGGCTGGCAAACTTTGACTGTGTGCTGAGTTTTTAA
- the tusB gene encoding sulfurtransferase complex subunit TusB encodes MLFTLMRSPYQIDLDILLQALTAEDALLLLQDGVTAAVEKSRFLPRLKACGAQLYVLQEDVAARGLVAQISTNFAVIDYNGFVTLTIKHQQQVAW; translated from the coding sequence ATGTTATTCACGCTTATGCGCTCACCTTATCAAATTGATTTGGATATTTTACTGCAAGCGTTAACGGCAGAAGATGCGTTGTTATTGCTGCAGGATGGCGTTACTGCCGCCGTTGAAAAGAGCCGCTTTTTACCTCGCCTGAAGGCGTGCGGTGCACAATTATATGTGTTGCAAGAGGATGTTGCGGCGCGCGGGCTTGTTGCTCAAATTTCAACCAACTTCGCTGTGATCGACTATAATGGTTTCGTTACGCTGACGATTAAGCACCAACAACAGGTTGCCTGGTAG
- the rpsL gene encoding 30S ribosomal protein S12, with protein sequence MATVNQLVRKPRARKVAKSNVPALEACPQKRGVCTRVYTTTPKKPNSALRKVCRVRLTNGFEVTSYIGGEGHNLQEHSVILIRGGRVKDLPGVRYHTVRGALDCSGVKDRKQSRSKYGVKKPKA encoded by the coding sequence ATGGCAACAGTTAATCAGCTGGTACGCAAGCCACGCGCACGCAAAGTTGCTAAAAGCAACGTGCCTGCGCTGGAAGCATGCCCGCAGAAACGTGGCGTATGTACTCGTGTGTACACCACTACCCCTAAAAAACCGAACTCAGCACTGCGTAAAGTTTGTCGTGTGCGTCTGACCAACGGTTTTGAAGTGACTTCTTATATCGGTGGCGAAGGCCACAACCTGCAGGAACACTCCGTGATCCTGATCCGTGGCGGTCGTGTTAAAGACCTGCCAGGTGTGCGTTACCACACCGTTCGTGGCGCGCTGGACTGCTCAGGTGTTAAAGACCGTAAGCAATCCCGCTCCAAGTACGGCGTGAAGAAGCCAAAGGCTTAA
- the rpsG gene encoding 30S ribosomal protein S7 yields the protein MPRRRVIGQRKILPDPKFGSELLAKFVNILMVDGKKSTAESIVYTALDTLAQRSGKDGLEAFEVALENVRPTVEVKSRRVGGSTYQVPVEVRPVRRNALAMRWIVEAARKRGDKSMALRLANELSDAADNKGTAVKKREDVHRMAEANKAFAHYRW from the coding sequence ATGCCACGTCGTCGCGTAATTGGTCAGCGTAAAATCCTGCCAGATCCTAAGTTCGGATCAGAATTGCTGGCCAAATTTGTAAATATCCTGATGGTAGATGGTAAAAAATCTACTGCAGAATCTATCGTCTATACCGCGCTTGATACCCTGGCTCAGCGTTCTGGTAAAGATGGTCTGGAAGCTTTCGAGGTTGCTCTCGAAAACGTACGTCCGACTGTAGAAGTTAAGTCACGTCGCGTTGGTGGTTCAACCTACCAGGTTCCAGTTGAAGTACGTCCGGTTCGTCGTAATGCCCTGGCAATGCGTTGGATCGTAGAAGCTGCTCGTAAACGCGGTGATAAATCTATGGCTCTGCGCCTGGCGAACGAACTTTCTGATGCTGCTGATAACAAAGGTACAGCAGTTAAGAAACGTGAAGACGTTCACCGTATGGCCGAAGCCAACAAGGCGTTCGCTCACTACCGCTGGTAA
- the fusA gene encoding elongation factor G produces MARKTPIERYRNIGISAHIDAGKTTTTERVLFYTGVNHKIGEVHDGAATMDWMEQEQERGITITSAATTCFWSGMAKQFEPHHVNIIDTPGHVDFTIEVERSMRVLDGAVMVYCAVGGVQPQSETVWRQANKYKVPRIAFVNKMDRMGANFLKVVDQMQTRLGATPVPLQLAIGAEEKFTGVVDLVKMKAINWNEADQGVTFEYEDIPADMQELAEEWRAKLVEAAAEGSDELMEKFFGGDELTEEEIKTSLRKRVLNNEIILVTCGSAFKNKGVQAMLDAVVEYLPAPTDVTAINGMLDDGKDTPAVRHSDDKEPFAALAFKIATDPFVGNLTFFRVYSGVVNSGDTVFNPVKSARERLGRIVQMHANKREEIKEVRAGDIAAAIGLKDVTTGDTLCDPDNVIILERMEFPEPVISIAVEPKTKADQEKMGLALGRLAKEDPSFRVWTDEETNQTIIAGMGELHLDIIVDRMKREFNVEANVGKPQVAYREAIRAKVTDIEGKHAKQSGGRGQYGHVVIDMYPLEPGVNPKGYEFVNDIKGGVIPTEYIPAVDKGLQEQLKSGPLAGYPVVDLGVRLHYGSYHDVDSSELAFKLAASIAFKQGFKQAKPVLLEPIMKVEVESPEENTGDVIGDLSRRRGVLKGQESNATGVQIHAEVPLSEMFGYATQLRSLTKGRASYSMEFLKYDDAPNNVAQAVIEARSK; encoded by the coding sequence ATGGCTCGTAAAACACCCATTGAGCGCTACCGTAACATTGGTATCAGCGCTCACATCGACGCCGGTAAGACTACTACTACCGAACGCGTTCTGTTCTACACCGGTGTAAACCACAAGATCGGTGAAGTACATGACGGCGCAGCAACCATGGACTGGATGGAGCAGGAACAGGAACGTGGTATCACCATCACTTCCGCTGCGACCACCTGTTTCTGGTCTGGTATGGCTAAGCAGTTCGAACCACACCACGTAAACATCATCGACACCCCAGGACACGTTGACTTCACCATCGAAGTAGAGCGTTCTATGCGTGTGCTTGATGGCGCGGTAATGGTTTACTGTGCAGTTGGCGGCGTTCAGCCACAGTCTGAAACCGTATGGCGTCAGGCTAACAAATACAAAGTTCCACGCATCGCGTTCGTTAACAAAATGGACCGCATGGGTGCTAACTTCCTGAAAGTTGTTGATCAGATGCAAACTCGTCTGGGCGCAACTCCGGTGCCACTGCAACTGGCTATCGGCGCAGAAGAGAAATTCACCGGTGTTGTTGACCTGGTGAAAATGAAAGCCATCAACTGGAACGAAGCCGATCAGGGCGTCACCTTCGAATACGAAGATATTCCAGCTGACATGCAGGAACTGGCTGAAGAATGGCGTGCGAAACTCGTTGAAGCCGCAGCTGAAGGCTCTGATGAGCTGATGGAGAAGTTCTTTGGTGGCGATGAGCTGACTGAAGAAGAGATCAAAACTTCTCTGCGTAAGCGCGTTCTGAACAACGAAATCATCCTGGTTACCTGTGGTTCTGCATTTAAGAACAAAGGTGTTCAGGCGATGTTGGATGCGGTTGTTGAATACCTGCCAGCACCGACTGACGTTACTGCAATCAACGGTATGTTGGACGACGGTAAAGATACTCCAGCTGTTCGTCACTCAGACGACAAAGAGCCGTTTGCTGCTCTGGCGTTTAAAATTGCAACCGACCCATTCGTGGGTAACTTGACCTTCTTCCGCGTTTACTCTGGTGTTGTAAACTCAGGCGATACCGTGTTCAACCCGGTTAAATCTGCTCGTGAGCGTCTGGGCCGTATCGTTCAGATGCACGCCAACAAGCGTGAAGAAATCAAAGAAGTTCGTGCAGGCGACATCGCTGCAGCAATCGGTCTGAAAGATGTGACTACGGGTGACACCCTGTGTGATCCAGATAACGTCATCATCCTGGAGCGTATGGAGTTCCCAGAGCCGGTAATCTCTATCGCCGTTGAGCCGAAAACCAAAGCTGACCAGGAAAAAATGGGTCTGGCTCTGGGTCGTCTGGCGAAGGAAGATCCATCATTCCGCGTATGGACTGATGAAGAAACCAACCAGACTATCATCGCTGGTATGGGTGAGCTGCACCTCGACATCATCGTTGACCGCATGAAGCGTGAATTCAACGTTGAAGCTAACGTGGGTAAACCTCAGGTTGCTTACCGCGAAGCGATTCGCGCGAAAGTTACTGATATCGAAGGTAAACACGCCAAGCAGTCTGGTGGTCGTGGTCAGTATGGTCATGTTGTTATCGACATGTACCCTCTGGAGCCGGGTGTGAACCCTAAAGGCTACGAATTTGTCAACGATATCAAAGGCGGTGTGATTCCAACTGAATACATCCCTGCGGTTGATAAAGGCCTCCAGGAGCAGCTGAAATCAGGTCCACTGGCAGGTTATCCGGTAGTCGATCTGGGTGTTCGTCTACACTATGGTTCATACCATGATGTCGACTCCTCAGAACTGGCGTTTAAACTGGCTGCGTCTATTGCCTTTAAACAAGGCTTTAAACAAGCGAAACCAGTTCTGCTTGAACCTATCATGAAGGTTGAAGTTGAATCGCCAGAAGAGAACACGGGTGATGTCATCGGTGACCTTAGCCGTCGTCGTGGTGTGCTCAAAGGGCAGGAATCTAACGCTACTGGCGTTCAGATTCACGCTGAAGTTCCGTTGTCTGAAATGTTCGGATACGCAACTCAGCTGCGTTCTCTGACCAAAGGTCGTGCTTCTTACTCCATGGAGTTCCTGAAGTATGATGATGCGCCGAACAACGTTGCGCAGGCCGTTATTGAAGCTCGTAGCAAATAA
- the tuf gene encoding elongation factor Tu, giving the protein MAKEKFERKKPHVNVGTIGHVDHGKTTLTAAITTVLAKTYGGSARAFDQIDNAPEEKARGITINTSHVEYDTPTRHYAHVDCPGHADYVKNMITGAAQMDGAILVVAATDGPMPQTREHILLGRQVGVPYIIVFMNKCDMVDDEELLELVEMEVRDLLSQYDFPGDDTPIVHGSALKALEGDAEWEAKIIELAGHLDNYIPEPERAIDKPFLLPIEDVFSISGRGTVVTGRVERGIVKVGEEVEIVGIKDTVKSTCTGVEMFRKLLDEGRAGENCGILLRGVKREDIQRGQVLAKPGTIKPHTQFESEVYILSKDEGGRHTPFFKGYRPQFYFRTTDVTGTIELPEGVEMVMPGDNIKMVVTLIHPIAMDDGLRFAIREGGRTVGAGVVAKVIA; this is encoded by the coding sequence GTGGCTAAAGAAAAATTTGAACGTAAAAAACCCCACGTCAACGTTGGTACTATCGGCCACGTTGACCACGGTAAAACTACCCTGACTGCAGCAATCACCACCGTTCTGGCGAAAACCTACGGCGGTTCTGCTCGTGCATTCGATCAGATCGATAACGCACCGGAAGAAAAAGCACGTGGTATCACCATCAACACGTCTCACGTTGAGTATGATACCCCGACTCGCCACTACGCGCACGTTGACTGCCCGGGCCACGCCGACTATGTGAAAAACATGATCACCGGTGCTGCCCAGATGGACGGCGCAATCCTGGTTGTTGCTGCGACTGACGGCCCAATGCCGCAGACCCGTGAGCACATCCTGCTGGGTCGCCAGGTTGGCGTTCCTTACATCATCGTGTTCATGAACAAGTGCGACATGGTTGATGATGAAGAGCTGCTGGAACTGGTTGAGATGGAAGTACGTGACCTGCTGTCACAGTACGACTTCCCGGGCGACGACACGCCAATCGTTCACGGTTCAGCGCTGAAAGCACTGGAAGGTGACGCTGAGTGGGAAGCGAAAATCATCGAGCTGGCCGGTCACCTGGATAACTACATCCCGGAACCAGAGCGCGCAATCGACAAGCCGTTCCTGCTGCCAATCGAAGACGTGTTCTCAATCTCAGGTCGCGGTACCGTTGTGACCGGTCGTGTAGAGCGCGGCATCGTTAAAGTCGGCGAAGAAGTTGAAATCGTGGGTATCAAGGATACCGTGAAATCAACCTGTACCGGCGTTGAGATGTTCCGTAAGCTGCTGGACGAAGGCCGTGCGGGCGAAAACTGCGGTATCCTGCTGCGCGGCGTTAAGCGCGAAGATATCCAGCGTGGACAGGTACTGGCCAAGCCGGGCACCATCAAGCCACACACCCAGTTCGAATCAGAAGTGTACATCCTGTCGAAAGACGAAGGCGGCCGTCATACTCCGTTCTTCAAGGGCTACCGTCCACAGTTCTACTTCCGTACAACTGACGTGACCGGAACCATCGAGCTGCCGGAAGGCGTTGAGATGGTAATGCCAGGCGACAACATCAAAATGGTTGTTACCCTGATCCACCCAATCGCTATGGACGATGGTCTGCGCTTCGCAATTCGCGAAGGCGGCCGTACCGTTGGCGCGGGCGTTGTTGCTAAAGTTATCGCTTAA
- the bfd gene encoding bacterioferritin-associated ferredoxin, which produces MYICLCNGISDKKIREAIRRYQPASVQHLRKILPVGKQCGKCLRATREILDEELQHIPQYKELL; this is translated from the coding sequence ATGTATATCTGCCTGTGTAACGGCATAAGTGACAAGAAGATTCGCGAAGCTATTCGCCGCTATCAGCCTGCCTCTGTACAACATCTCCGTAAAATTCTGCCTGTTGGTAAACAGTGTGGAAAATGTTTGCGCGCCACGCGTGAAATTCTTGATGAAGAGTTGCAGCACATTCCTCAGTACAAAGAACTTCTCTGA
- the bfr gene encoding bacterioferritin, with amino-acid sequence MKGDNKIIQHLNKLLGNELVAINQYFLHARMFKNWGLMRLNDIEYHESIDEMKHADQYIERILFLDGIPNLQDLGRLRIGEDVEEMLRSDLLLELEGAKDLREAIAYADKVFDYVSRDMMIKILADEEHHIDFIETELDLLQKIGLQNYLQAQIKSEGKGE; translated from the coding sequence ATGAAAGGTGACAATAAAATCATACAGCATCTCAATAAATTACTTGGAAATGAGCTGGTTGCGATAAATCAGTATTTCCTTCATGCCAGAATGTTTAAAAACTGGGGCCTGATGCGCTTAAATGATATTGAGTATCATGAGTCCATTGATGAGATGAAGCATGCTGACCAATACATTGAACGTATCCTTTTTTTAGACGGCATACCCAATCTTCAGGATCTTGGCAGGCTACGTATTGGCGAAGACGTCGAAGAGATGTTGAGATCGGATTTATTGCTGGAGCTTGAGGGAGCAAAAGACCTGAGGGAAGCCATTGCTTACGCCGATAAGGTTTTCGATTATGTTAGTCGTGACATGATGATCAAGATACTTGCTGATGAAGAACACCACATCGATTTTATTGAAACAGAACTCGATCTGCTTCAGAAAATTGGGCTGCAAAATTACCTGCAAGCCCAGATAAAAAGCGAAGGAAAGGGCGAGTGA
- a CDS encoding prepilin peptidase, with product MSVLLFGLVGMLLGSFLALATERYSLANNYREWLRYLLSPASHCAHCLHQLRWRELIPGISWLLLRGKCRYCSQPLPFTLLLLEYISSLLLVVQYWLIAGLEMQLWMGSYTLMLLLLADIDRRYGVLPDILTLPFLWAGLIFHSLHNQLTAVDAIAGATVGYLAFAFLAEGWQIVRGSSGMGYGDVKLFAALGAWHGWALLPEIALLAAGLGIAGTLAISFFHKAKRNVMFSRQPFGPYLAVAGWIIMFIKF from the coding sequence ATGAGCGTATTACTCTTTGGCCTTGTTGGCATGCTGTTGGGCAGTTTTCTGGCTTTGGCCACGGAGCGATATTCTCTCGCCAATAATTATCGTGAGTGGCTACGTTATCTGCTCTCCCCTGCCTCACACTGTGCACACTGTTTACATCAGCTACGCTGGCGAGAATTGATTCCGGGGATCAGTTGGCTGCTGCTACGCGGGAAATGTCGCTACTGCTCGCAGCCCCTGCCATTCACTCTATTGTTACTCGAATACATTTCTAGCTTGCTGCTTGTAGTGCAGTACTGGCTAATTGCCGGTCTTGAGATGCAGTTGTGGATGGGCAGTTATACGCTGATGCTGCTTTTGCTGGCAGATATTGACCGTCGTTATGGAGTTTTACCAGATATCCTGACCCTCCCCTTTTTATGGGCAGGATTAATTTTTCACAGTTTGCACAATCAGCTCACGGCTGTTGATGCCATCGCAGGAGCAACAGTGGGCTATCTTGCGTTTGCGTTTTTAGCTGAAGGCTGGCAAATCGTTCGTGGTTCATCGGGTATGGGCTATGGTGATGTGAAACTGTTTGCGGCTCTGGGCGCCTGGCATGGTTGGGCATTGCTACCAGAAATAGCCTTGCTTGCGGCGGGATTAGGTATTGCGGGCACACTAGCTATATCATTTTTTCACAAAGCAAAGCGCAACGTGATGTTCAGCAGGCAACCCTTTGGGCCTTATCTTGCAGTTGCCGGCTGGATCATCATGTTCATAAAATTTTGA
- the rpsJ gene encoding 30S ribosomal protein S10: MQNQRIRIRLKAFDHRLIDQSTAEIVETAKRTGAQVRGPIPLPTRKERFTVLISPHVNKDARDQYEIRTHKRLVDIVEPTEKTVDALMRLDLAAGVDVQISLG; encoded by the coding sequence ATGCAGAACCAAAGAATCCGTATCCGTCTTAAAGCGTTTGATCATCGTCTGATCGATCAATCAACCGCGGAAATCGTTGAGACTGCCAAGCGCACTGGTGCGCAGGTTCGTGGTCCGATCCCGCTGCCGACCCGTAAAGAGCGCTTTACCGTTCTGATCTCTCCGCACGTTAACAAAGACGCGCGTGATCAGTACGAGATCCGCACTCATAAGCGTCTGGTTGACATCGTTGAGCCAACTGAGAAAACCGTTGATGCTCTGATGCGTCTGGATCTGGCTGCCGGTGTAGACGTGCAGATCAGCCTGGGTTAA
- the rplC gene encoding 50S ribosomal protein L3 has product MIGLVGKKVGMTRIFTEDGVSIPVTVIEVEANRVTQVKGLENDGYQAIQVTTGVKKASRVTKPEAGHFAKAGVEAGRGLWEFLTVEGEEYTVGQSISVEIFADVKKVDVTGTSKGKGFAGTVKRWNFRTQDATHGNSLSHRVPGSIGQNQTPGKVFKGKKMAGQLGNERVTVQSLDVVRVDAERNLLLVKGAVPGATGGDLIVKPAVKA; this is encoded by the coding sequence ATGATTGGTTTAGTCGGTAAAAAAGTGGGTATGACCCGCATCTTCACTGAAGATGGCGTTTCTATCCCAGTAACCGTAATCGAAGTTGAAGCAAACCGCGTTACTCAGGTCAAAGGTCTGGAGAACGATGGTTACCAAGCTATTCAGGTCACTACCGGCGTTAAGAAAGCAAGCCGTGTAACTAAGCCTGAAGCAGGTCATTTTGCTAAAGCTGGCGTTGAAGCTGGCCGTGGTCTGTGGGAATTCCTTACCGTTGAAGGTGAAGAATACACCGTAGGTCAGAGCATCAGTGTTGAAATTTTCGCTGACGTTAAGAAAGTTGACGTGACTGGTACGTCCAAAGGTAAAGGTTTTGCCGGTACTGTAAAGCGCTGGAACTTCCGTACCCAGGATGCCACCCACGGTAACTCCTTGTCACACCGCGTTCCGGGTTCTATCGGTCAGAACCAGACTCCGGGCAAAGTGTTCAAAGGCAAAAAAATGGCTGGTCAGCTGGGTAATGAGCGCGTAACCGTTCAGAGCCTGGACGTAGTACGTGTTGACGCTGAGCGCAACCTGCTGCTGGTGAAAGGTGCTGTCCCCGGTGCAACCGGTGGCGATCTGATCGTTAAACCAGCTGTGAAGGCGTGA
- the rplD gene encoding 50S ribosomal protein L4: MELVLKDAQSALTVSETTFGRDFNEALVHQVVVAYAAGARQGTRAQKTRAEVTGSGKKPWRQKGTGRARAGSVKSPIWRSGGVTFAAKPQDHSQKVNKKMYRGALKSILSELVRQDRLIVVEKFSLEAPKTKLLVEKLKDMALEDVLIITGELEENLFLAARNLYKVDVRDAAGIDPVSLIAFDKVVMTADAVKQVEEMLA, from the coding sequence ATGGAATTGGTATTGAAAGACGCGCAAAGCGCGCTGACTGTTTCCGAAACTACCTTCGGTCGTGATTTCAACGAAGCGCTGGTACATCAGGTTGTTGTTGCTTATGCAGCAGGCGCCCGTCAAGGTACTCGTGCTCAGAAGACCCGCGCTGAAGTAACTGGTTCTGGCAAAAAGCCATGGCGCCAGAAAGGCACCGGCCGTGCGCGTGCAGGTTCTGTAAAGAGCCCAATCTGGCGTTCTGGTGGTGTGACCTTTGCTGCAAAGCCACAGGATCACAGTCAAAAAGTTAACAAAAAGATGTACCGCGGCGCGCTGAAAAGCATCCTGTCCGAACTGGTACGTCAAGATCGTCTGATCGTTGTCGAGAAGTTTTCTCTGGAAGCGCCTAAAACTAAGCTGCTTGTAGAAAAACTGAAAGACATGGCTCTGGAAGACGTACTGATCATCACTGGCGAACTGGAAGAGAATCTGTTCCTGGCCGCTCGCAACCTGTACAAGGTTGATGTTCGTGATGCAGCCGGTATTGATCCAGTTAGCCTGATCGCCTTCGACAAAGTCGTTATGACTGCTGACGCAGTTAAGCAAGTTGAGGAGATGCTGGCATGA
- the rplW gene encoding 50S ribosomal protein L23 yields MIREERLLKVLRAPHVSEKASTAMEKTNTIVLKVAKDATKAEIKAAVQKLFEVEVEVVNTLVVKGKVKRHGQRIGRRSDWKKAYVTLKEGQNLDFVGGAE; encoded by the coding sequence ATGATCCGTGAAGAACGTCTGCTAAAAGTACTGCGCGCGCCGCACGTATCAGAAAAAGCGTCTACTGCGATGGAAAAAACAAATACCATCGTTCTCAAAGTTGCAAAAGACGCGACCAAGGCAGAAATCAAAGCCGCTGTACAGAAACTTTTCGAAGTGGAAGTTGAAGTCGTTAACACCCTGGTTGTTAAAGGGAAAGTTAAACGTCATGGACAGCGTATTGGTCGTCGTAGCGACTGGAAAAAAGCTTACGTCACCCTGAAAGAAGGCCAGAATCTGGACTTCGTCGGCGGCGCAGAGTAA
- the rplB gene encoding 50S ribosomal protein L2, producing the protein MAIVKCKPTSPGRRHVVKVVNQELHKGKPFAPLLEKNSKSGGRNNNGRITTRHIGGGHKQAYRIVDFKRNKDGIPAVVERLEYDPNRSANIALVLYKDGERRYILAPKGLKAGDQIQSGVDAAIKAGNTLPMRNIPVGSTVHNVEMKPGKGGQIARSAGTYVQIVAREGSYVTLRLRSGEMRKVESDCRATLGEVGNAEHMLRVLGKAGAARWRGIRPTVRGTAMNPVDHPHGGGEGRNFGKHPVSPWGLQTKGKKTRSNKRTDKFIVRRRSK; encoded by the coding sequence ATGGCAATTGTTAAATGTAAACCGACATCTCCGGGTCGTCGCCATGTAGTTAAAGTGGTGAACCAGGAGCTGCACAAGGGCAAACCATTCGCCCCGCTGCTTGAGAAAAACAGCAAATCTGGCGGCCGCAACAACAACGGTCGCATCACTACTCGTCATATCGGTGGTGGTCACAAGCAGGCTTACCGTATTGTTGACTTTAAACGCAACAAAGATGGTATCCCGGCAGTTGTTGAACGTCTTGAGTACGATCCGAACCGCTCAGCGAACATCGCTCTGGTTCTGTACAAAGATGGCGAACGCCGTTACATCCTGGCCCCTAAAGGCCTGAAAGCTGGCGACCAGATTCAGTCTGGCGTTGATGCTGCGATCAAAGCAGGTAACACTCTGCCGATGCGTAACATCCCAGTAGGTTCAACTGTTCACAACGTAGAAATGAAACCAGGCAAAGGCGGTCAGATTGCTCGCTCAGCTGGTACTTACGTGCAGATCGTTGCGCGCGAAGGTTCCTACGTTACCCTGCGTCTGCGTTCTGGTGAAATGCGTAAAGTCGAATCCGACTGCCGCGCTACCCTTGGCGAAGTCGGCAATGCAGAGCATATGCTCCGCGTTCTGGGTAAAGCAGGTGCAGCTCGCTGGCGTGGTATTCGTCCGACCGTTCGTGGTACTGCGATGAACCCAGTTGATCACCCGCACGGTGGTGGTGAAGGTCGTAACTTTGGTAAGCATCCGGTGTCCCCATGGGGCCTCCAGACCAAAGGTAAGAAGACCCGTAGCAACAAGCGTACTGATAAATTTATCGTACGTCGCCGTAGCAAATAA